The Stieleria maiorica genome includes the window GCTCACTCGTCTCACTGGCGAGGCGTCCAGTCGGGGTTCACCAGATGGGGTGGACGCTCGCCGCGGCAGGCGGCCAGACAGTTTTCGATCGCCAACTCGCCCATCCGGGTGCGTGTCTGGACGGTGGCGCTGCCCAGATGGGGGGCGAGCACCACGTTGGGCAGCGTCAATAACTCGGGATGCACCGTCGGCTCCCGCTCAAAAACGTCCAGGCCGGCCCGTGCGATTTTCCCCTCGCGGAGCGCCTCGACGAGCGCCGCTTCATCAACCACCGCTCCACGCGCCGTATTGATCAACGTGGCGGTCGGCTTCATCTTCTCCAACTGCGGTTTCCCGATCAGATGCCTGGTCTGGTCCGAAAGCGCGACGTGAATGGAAACAAAATCCGACTCGCCCAGCAACTCGTCCAGTGCTCGATATTCCACCCCGAGTTCGCGTTCCTCCGCGACCGTCAGCCGGGTGCGATTCCAGTAGCGGACGCGCATGTCAAACGCCAATGCCCGCTTGGCCATCGCCTTGGCGATCCTGCCAAATCCGACCATGCCGATCGTCGCTCCGGTCACTTCCGCGCCGAGCATTTGAAGCGGTTCCCAGCCGGTCCACTGGCCCGAACGCACCAAACGATCCCCTTCGGTGACCCGCCGGGCCGAGGCCATCAGCAGCGCCCACGCCATGTCGGCGGTGCAATCGGTCAACACACCCGGCGTGTTCGTGACCGCAACGTT containing:
- a CDS encoding 2-hydroxyacid dehydrogenase codes for the protein MRSPKVLLTRRLPPDSMERLSAEAHLCHGDLDRALTREELIDGVRDVEGLICLLTDQIDAEVLDAAGNLKVVSNYAVGYNNIDVDAATQRNVAVTNTPGVLTDCTADMAWALLMASARRVTEGDRLVRSGQWTGWEPLQMLGAEVTGATIGMVGFGRIAKAMAKRALAFDMRVRYWNRTRLTVAEERELGVEYRALDELLGESDFVSIHVALSDQTRHLIGKPQLEKMKPTATLINTARGAVVDEAALVEALREGKIARAGLDVFEREPTVHPELLTLPNVVLAPHLGSATVQTRTRMGELAIENCLAACRGERPPHLVNPDWTPRQ